A window of Ignavibacteriales bacterium contains these coding sequences:
- a CDS encoding alpha/beta hydrolase, whose amino-acid sequence MMYIVLVIIVVIILVIILMPGYTQRIKKLGNVQGQKSLTELKKIRIGDSLQWVMIRSENIDNPILLFIHGGPGTSQLTQMKNNTQPIEKYFTVVNWDQRGAGKSYSAIRDKSRMNIDQFVSDINELSEYLAKRFNRNKIILVGHSWGSVISMLAVSQRPELYSAYIGIGQMSNVMESEKISYEWTLQQAKLSNDVNAIKKLIDMGIPPYQGAWRKKFMAQRQILGKYGGEYYGSKIGAFGSVIKNLVLSTEYTFVDRINFFRGIFESVELLFPELMKVNLFEQAVELKVPVWFMLGRHDCEVPSVLSAKYFDFLKAPYKKLFWFENSSHLPNTEERELFNQLLVDEILPTIKISESKSLG is encoded by the coding sequence ATGATGTATATTGTTTTAGTAATCATTGTGGTAATAATCTTAGTAATTATATTAATGCCTGGCTATACACAGAGAATCAAAAAGTTAGGAAATGTGCAAGGGCAAAAAAGTCTAACAGAACTCAAGAAGATAAGAATTGGGGATTCATTGCAATGGGTTATGATCCGTTCAGAAAATATTGATAACCCTATCTTGCTATTTATACATGGAGGTCCTGGCACTTCGCAGTTAACCCAAATGAAAAATAATACACAACCAATTGAAAAATATTTCACAGTTGTTAATTGGGATCAGCGTGGTGCTGGCAAATCATATTCTGCTATACGTGATAAAAGCAGAATGAACATTGATCAATTTGTGTCTGATATAAACGAATTGTCTGAATACTTGGCTAAGCGATTCAACAGAAACAAGATAATTCTTGTCGGCCATTCATGGGGTAGTGTTATTAGTATGCTTGCTGTATCTCAACGACCAGAATTGTATAGTGCATATATAGGTATTGGTCAAATGTCTAATGTGATGGAAAGCGAGAAAATCTCTTATGAGTGGACACTGCAACAAGCTAAATTATCAAACGATGTGAACGCGATAAAGAAGTTAATAGATATGGGAATTCCACCATATCAAGGGGCGTGGAGGAAGAAATTTATGGCCCAACGCCAGATACTTGGTAAGTATGGTGGTGAGTATTATGGAAGTAAAATTGGTGCGTTCGGGTCTGTTATAAAAAATCTTGTATTGTCTACAGAATATACTTTTGTAGATCGGATAAACTTTTTTAGAGGAATATTCGAGTCAGTAGAGTTGTTATTCCCAGAATTAATGAAGGTTAATTTATTTGAACAAGCGGTAGAGTTGAAGGTGCCAGTATGGTTTATGTTGGGAAGACATGATTGCGAAGTACCATCTGTATTATCAGCAAAGTACTTTGATTTTCTAAAAGCACCTTATAAGAAATTATTCTGGTTTGAAAATTCCTCTCATTTGCCAAATACAGAAGAACGTGAGCTATTCAACCAACTATTAGTTGATGAGATATTACCAACTATTAAAATTTCAGAAAGCAAAAGTCTTGGATAG
- a CDS encoding TonB-dependent receptor, with protein MKSFCITILIAMFFLISIKETLAQTTQTFSQKLSQTVRGTITDTDSKLPLIGTNVFIVGTDPAIGTTTDVNGTFKFESVPIGRITLRISYMGYETKTIPDIVVNSGKEVVLDLSMQESAVKMDEVVITPNENKGEALNDMALLSARSISAEETKRYSGTWDDPSLILNNFAGVASSGMTFDIIVRGNSPKYIQWRLEGIEITAPNHMANQNATIGGFSFLNNKLLAASDFYTGAFSPEYGDVLSGVYDLKLRAGNNEKFETMAGVGLLGTDFTVEGPIKNGYAGSYLINYRFSNIGLIQKLGLVGDIDGVTTTFQDANFKVVLPTEKMGTFSFFGVGGLDNLLVKDVNPNLWITPGNNGMMPDIIQDFDKRNYKANLGMNHTFTINNNSYTRIFLTYSGTGLNDDVYESTIIGIDTVDRKLNYSSRIKTSTYKGGITYYNKINAENIIHIGTEYSLIDENNNQSQLENDSTTTRFTLIDYKGNITTLQNFITWKHSFNDNLTLVTGLHNTNVLLNKKSTLEPRIAVNWKLDNTSSVHAGYGKHSTMENIHNYFSRIQQQDGSIIEPNKNLGLLKADHYVLGYDKSITENLKAKVEVYYQNLYNLPVENNNASYYATINEGSDYKYVSLVNSGTGKNYGIEATIERFFDNHYYFLINSSLFNSKYKSLEGVERNTKFNSNFLFNLLCGKEFVFGEKQNQTLTLNVKIFFSGGQRYIPLLRDASGNLAVDPANNRFWDYSKAYDNKLDNIFQLNLSVSYKFNIQNVTHEIFLDLPNITNRQGRLYEYYDANKPNKIGYVTQMALLPNLMYRVYF; from the coding sequence ATGAAATCATTTTGCATAACCATATTAATTGCGATGTTCTTTTTAATCAGTATAAAAGAAACACTTGCTCAAACAACACAGACTTTTAGTCAAAAACTTTCCCAAACAGTAAGAGGTACCATAACTGATACCGATAGTAAATTGCCTCTTATCGGAACCAATGTCTTCATAGTCGGTACTGATCCAGCAATCGGCACAACAACGGATGTGAATGGTACATTTAAATTCGAGAGCGTACCAATCGGCAGAATTACATTACGAATATCGTATATGGGTTATGAAACCAAAACCATTCCAGACATCGTTGTGAACTCAGGCAAAGAAGTGGTTTTAGATCTCTCTATGCAGGAATCTGCTGTAAAAATGGATGAAGTAGTTATCACACCAAATGAAAATAAAGGCGAAGCGCTTAACGATATGGCGCTACTTAGTGCTCGTTCTATTTCAGCTGAAGAAACAAAACGTTACTCCGGTACCTGGGACGATCCTTCTTTGATACTGAATAATTTTGCCGGAGTAGCTTCCTCAGGAATGACCTTCGATATAATTGTTAGAGGTAATTCGCCAAAATACATCCAATGGCGTTTGGAAGGAATAGAAATTACAGCACCGAACCATATGGCAAATCAAAATGCAACGATTGGAGGATTTAGTTTCTTAAATAATAAATTATTGGCTGCCTCCGATTTTTATACCGGGGCATTTTCACCTGAATATGGTGATGTGTTATCGGGGGTTTACGATCTAAAACTTCGAGCAGGGAATAATGAAAAATTTGAAACGATGGCAGGGGTTGGTTTGCTGGGCACCGACTTTACAGTGGAAGGCCCGATTAAAAATGGCTACGCTGGTTCGTATCTTATAAATTACAGATTTTCTAACATTGGCTTGATTCAAAAACTTGGTTTAGTTGGCGATATAGACGGAGTTACTACCACATTTCAGGATGCGAATTTTAAGGTTGTACTGCCCACTGAAAAGATGGGCACATTTTCTTTCTTCGGTGTAGGGGGTCTAGATAATTTACTAGTTAAAGACGTAAATCCTAATCTATGGATAACACCCGGCAACAACGGAATGATGCCGGACATTATACAGGATTTTGACAAAAGAAATTATAAGGCAAATTTGGGAATGAACCATACCTTTACTATTAACAACAATAGCTATACTAGAATCTTCCTTACCTATTCAGGAACAGGCTTGAATGATGATGTTTATGAGTCAACAATAATTGGTATTGATACCGTTGATAGAAAATTAAACTATAGCAGCAGAATAAAAACTTCAACTTACAAAGGGGGTATAACGTATTACAACAAAATTAATGCTGAAAACATAATACATATTGGTACAGAATATTCTCTCATTGATGAAAACAATAATCAAAGTCAACTTGAGAATGATTCAACTACCACCCGGTTTACTTTAATAGATTACAAAGGGAATATCACTACTCTACAAAATTTTATAACCTGGAAACACAGTTTCAATGATAATCTAACTCTGGTTACCGGATTACACAACACGAATGTTTTATTAAACAAAAAAAGTACGCTCGAACCAAGAATTGCAGTAAACTGGAAGCTTGATAATACAAGTTCAGTACACGCCGGATATGGCAAACACAGCACGATGGAAAACATTCACAATTATTTTTCAAGGATTCAACAACAAGACGGAAGTATAATCGAGCCCAACAAAAACCTTGGTTTACTAAAAGCAGACCATTATGTGTTGGGTTACGATAAAAGCATTACTGAAAATTTGAAGGCAAAAGTAGAAGTATACTACCAGAACCTTTACAATTTACCTGTAGAAAATAACAATGCAAGTTATTACGCAACCATTAACGAAGGCTCTGATTATAAATATGTTTCTTTAGTAAACAGCGGAACCGGAAAAAACTATGGTATTGAAGCTACTATAGAACGATTTTTTGACAATCACTACTATTTTTTAATTAATAGTTCGTTGTTCAATTCAAAATACAAATCGTTAGAAGGTGTTGAGCGAAACACAAAATTCAATAGTAATTTCTTATTTAATTTATTGTGTGGAAAAGAATTTGTGTTTGGAGAAAAGCAAAACCAAACACTGACTTTAAATGTAAAAATATTTTTCAGCGGTGGTCAAAGGTACATTCCATTGTTACGCGATGCAAGCGGTAATTTAGCTGTTGACCCTGCAAACAATCGGTTCTGGGATTATAGCAAAGCTTATGATAATAAGCTTGATAATATTTTCCAGTTAAATTTATCTGTAAGCTATAAATTTAACATACAAAACGTTACACACGAAATCTTTCTTGATTTACCAAATATTACTAATCGCCAAGGTAGATTGTACGAATATTACGATGCAAATAAACCTAACAAAATAGGCTATGTTACTCAAATGGCCCTTCTTCCTAACTTAATGTATCGAGTATATTTTTAA
- a CDS encoding NAD(P)-dependent alcohol dehydrogenase, translating into MKAIICKKYGPPENLEIVEYKNPIPKDDEVLIKIYATSVTDSDIFIRSSNVPFRVIIPFRLMIGILKPRNEIIGEVFSGVIEKTGTRIKRFKVGDQVYGITGMSLGAYADYKCMKEIDSKKGCIAIKPSNISFEEATAAAYGGLLAFQFLEKGNIQPNQKVLIYGASGTSGTIAVQYAKHLGAEVTGVCSTKNIKFIKSLGADKTLDYTKEESISKLEVYDFILDSVGKRKTSQLKEACKLSIANKGKFVSIDDNPLLCSSERLNRIKELVEAKIITPINDKCFPFEQIIDAHRYVEQGHKKGGVAITVEHNSK; encoded by the coding sequence ATGAAAGCAATTATATGTAAAAAATATGGTCCTCCGGAAAATTTAGAAATTGTTGAGTACAAAAATCCGATACCCAAAGATGATGAAGTGCTTATTAAGATTTATGCGACATCTGTAACAGACAGTGATATTTTTATACGAAGCTCAAACGTTCCATTTAGGGTGATTATTCCTTTTCGCTTGATGATTGGTATATTAAAACCAAGGAACGAGATTATTGGTGAAGTGTTTTCGGGTGTTATAGAAAAAACTGGTACCAGAATCAAAAGATTCAAAGTTGGTGATCAAGTATATGGAATTACGGGAATGTCATTAGGCGCATATGCTGATTACAAATGCATGAAAGAAATAGATTCCAAAAAAGGCTGCATAGCAATTAAACCAAGTAACATAAGTTTTGAAGAAGCAACAGCCGCCGCTTATGGCGGGCTGCTCGCGTTTCAATTTCTTGAGAAAGGAAATATTCAACCAAATCAAAAAGTACTCATTTATGGCGCGTCCGGGACCTCAGGTACAATAGCAGTCCAATACGCAAAACATCTTGGTGCGGAAGTTACCGGTGTATGCAGTACAAAGAATATAAAATTTATAAAATCGTTAGGGGCAGATAAAACGCTTGATTACACAAAGGAAGAATCAATTTCAAAACTGGAAGTTTATGATTTTATATTAGACTCTGTTGGAAAAAGAAAAACATCTCAACTCAAAGAGGCATGTAAATTATCCATAGCAAATAAAGGCAAATTTGTTTCTATTGATGACAATCCTTTACTCTGCAGCTCAGAACGTCTTAACAGAATCAAGGAACTTGTTGAAGCAAAAATAATTACTCCAATTAATGATAAATGTTTTCCATTCGAACAAATTATTGATGCTCATAGATATGTAGAGCAAGGACATAAAAAAGGCGGAGTAGCGATAACTGTGGAACATAATAGCAAATAA
- a CDS encoding PDZ domain-containing protein, producing MKKMKRQNWIFVVPIFIYLNVISFASETKMLRYPDINKNNIVFCYGGDIYSSTIDGKNVKQLTSFPGEEMLPKFSPDGEQIAFTAEFEGNKEIYVMSIHGGNPRRLTFHPADEFVVDWHPDGTKIIFRSNGSSNSYRYNRLHTVSVNGGLPSVLALPEADLSSYNDTGNKIAFCRTSTETLIWKGYRGGAVPKIWIYDFVNHKADLVIDDNSINHHPMWVGNNIYFVSDRGLNKVQNLWVYNCKNKALHQLTFYKDWSIKWPSKSEDKIIYENEGTLCIYNIKDGKISNIKIEIVLPDNYLVATVKNVQNKVSSPTISPDGKKVIVNARGELFYLEPEKKITRNLTETPGVNERYPVWSPEGNYFAYISDISGEEQVYIQTEDITQKPIQVSNSIKSKLGKLNWSPDGTKIGFSDKRANYYVIDIKTKETKKIFFDKYFASERFVSASWSPDSRWLVYTSGNPNWFYSIYLYSLENNKSYRVTDEYTHAYDPQFDPDGKYLYWIADCKVNIEDSYWDNEHHMVNPSKIIVATLQKDLISPFAPGQINDPKELGKTTFSIKIDIDGLGQRITVLPVEDSNYSSLLALKGRLIYQSSLANGESSIKMFDIAEKKESVLLKDAYYCIPAAHADKIVYLAAGKIGILDIKADQKAGDGQIDLSGLNMTIDYKKEWMQIFNEAWQVQRDFFFDENLCGVDWEAMKRKYETLLPYIASRTDLNYLIADLLSELRHSHVEISGGDLPKLPHSNNGLLGIDLEWDKNNQLYKIAKIYRGQNWDDDKYSPLTFPGMNIKEGNFLLAIDGTTLKEGFNPDSLLVDKAGKIVCLTINDKPTFTDSRKVDVKATAFSESQGDLLRYNDWVLSNIEKVNKATGGKVGYIHIPDTYIPGIESFFRYFYSQTHKEGLILDIRFNSGGYSPYWMIERINRIMFCYSHFPYGKAPMKEPDTGFFGPKVCITNEWAESGGENYTSIFKQFNSGLVIGKRTSGNLASARGFALVDGGIVTYPAEGKQNSKGETFVENKGVSPDIDVTNRPDYMINGKDQQLERSISEIMKQLKSKVK from the coding sequence ATGAAAAAGATGAAAAGACAAAATTGGATTTTTGTGGTTCCCATATTTATTTATTTAAATGTAATAAGTTTTGCAAGCGAAACAAAAATGTTGCGTTACCCGGATATAAACAAGAATAATATTGTGTTCTGTTATGGGGGCGATATCTATAGCTCAACAATTGACGGGAAAAATGTAAAACAACTTACTTCTTTCCCCGGAGAGGAAATGCTTCCTAAATTTTCACCAGATGGAGAGCAAATTGCTTTTACTGCCGAGTTTGAAGGAAACAAGGAAATTTATGTAATGTCGATTCATGGGGGAAATCCCCGACGATTAACTTTCCATCCCGCGGATGAATTTGTGGTTGACTGGCATCCGGATGGGACAAAAATAATATTTCGTTCTAACGGCAGCAGTAATAGTTATAGGTACAACCGACTTCACACCGTTTCAGTTAATGGCGGGCTTCCTTCAGTTCTGGCTTTGCCGGAAGCTGATTTATCAAGTTATAACGATACGGGAAATAAAATAGCATTTTGCCGGACCAGTACCGAAACTTTAATTTGGAAAGGATATAGAGGTGGCGCAGTACCAAAAATCTGGATATATGATTTTGTAAACCATAAAGCTGATCTGGTAATTGATGATAACTCAATCAATCACCATCCGATGTGGGTTGGCAATAACATTTATTTTGTTAGTGACCGGGGATTAAACAAAGTACAGAATCTTTGGGTATATAATTGTAAAAATAAAGCTCTCCATCAACTAACTTTTTATAAGGATTGGAGTATCAAATGGCCAAGTAAGAGTGAAGATAAAATTATATATGAAAATGAAGGTACACTCTGCATCTACAACATAAAAGATGGAAAAATTAGCAATATTAAAATCGAGATTGTTTTACCTGATAATTACCTGGTTGCAACAGTTAAAAACGTACAAAATAAAGTGAGCTCACCCACCATTTCGCCTGACGGAAAAAAGGTTATAGTAAATGCCAGGGGCGAATTATTCTACTTAGAACCTGAAAAGAAAATAACACGCAACCTAACAGAAACTCCCGGTGTAAATGAAAGATATCCGGTTTGGAGTCCTGAAGGAAATTATTTTGCATATATATCTGATATTTCAGGGGAAGAACAAGTATACATTCAAACAGAAGATATCACTCAAAAACCAATTCAGGTAAGCAATAGTATAAAATCAAAATTAGGAAAACTCAACTGGTCGCCCGATGGAACAAAAATTGGTTTTTCAGACAAACGCGCCAACTATTATGTTATCGATATAAAAACAAAGGAAACAAAAAAAATATTTTTTGATAAGTATTTTGCAAGCGAGCGATTTGTATCCGCTTCCTGGTCCCCTGATAGCAGGTGGTTGGTATATACATCCGGAAATCCAAATTGGTTCTATTCCATTTACCTTTATTCATTGGAGAATAACAAGAGTTATCGTGTAACCGATGAATACACGCATGCTTATGATCCGCAATTCGATCCGGATGGAAAATACCTTTACTGGATAGCCGATTGTAAGGTCAATATTGAAGATTCTTATTGGGACAATGAACATCATATGGTCAATCCATCAAAAATCATTGTTGCTACACTTCAAAAAGATTTGATTTCTCCTTTTGCACCGGGTCAAATAAATGATCCTAAAGAACTGGGTAAAACAACATTTTCGATTAAGATTGATATTGATGGGTTAGGTCAAAGAATTACAGTACTGCCTGTTGAAGATTCTAATTACAGTAGTCTGCTTGCTCTGAAAGGAAGGTTAATCTATCAATCCTCGCTGGCAAACGGAGAATCGTCAATAAAAATGTTTGACATAGCTGAAAAAAAAGAATCGGTTCTGCTGAAGGATGCTTATTACTGCATTCCTGCCGCTCATGCGGATAAAATCGTTTATCTTGCGGCCGGCAAGATTGGCATTCTCGATATCAAAGCGGATCAAAAAGCCGGCGATGGCCAAATCGATCTCTCTGGTTTAAATATGACTATTGATTATAAAAAAGAATGGATGCAAATATTCAATGAGGCATGGCAGGTTCAGAGGGACTTCTTTTTTGACGAGAATTTGTGCGGTGTTGATTGGGAAGCAATGAAACGAAAATATGAAACACTGCTTCCCTACATAGCTTCGCGCACTGATCTCAATTATCTGATTGCAGATTTACTTTCGGAATTGAGACATAGTCATGTTGAAATTAGCGGCGGTGATTTACCTAAACTTCCACATAGCAATAATGGTCTGCTCGGAATCGATCTGGAGTGGGACAAAAATAATCAACTTTACAAAATAGCTAAGATATACAGGGGACAAAACTGGGATGATGATAAATACAGTCCTTTGACTTTTCCAGGCATGAATATAAAGGAAGGGAATTTTCTGCTGGCTATCGATGGTACAACTTTGAAAGAAGGATTTAATCCGGATTCATTGTTGGTTGACAAAGCCGGTAAAATTGTTTGTCTGACTATCAATGACAAACCCACTTTTACAGATTCCAGAAAAGTGGATGTGAAAGCAACAGCTTTTTCAGAGAGTCAAGGGGATTTACTACGCTACAATGATTGGGTATTAAGCAATATAGAAAAAGTAAATAAGGCAACCGGGGGAAAAGTCGGGTATATTCATATACCAGATACATATATTCCGGGTATTGAATCCTTTTTCCGTTATTTCTATTCTCAGACACATAAAGAGGGGCTTATTTTGGATATTCGATTCAATAGTGGCGGATATTCTCCTTATTGGATGATTGAACGAATAAACCGCATTATGTTCTGTTATTCCCATTTCCCTTATGGAAAAGCTCCTATGAAAGAACCGGATACTGGCTTTTTTGGTCCGAAGGTGTGTATTACTAATGAATGGGCAGAATCAGGCGGCGAGAATTATACTTCTATATTCAAACAATTTAATAGCGGTTTAGTAATTGGTAAAAGAACTTCTGGCAATTTAGCGTCTGCAAGAGGATTTGCTCTTGTTGACGGGGGGATTGTCACTTACCCTGCAGAAGGAAAGCAAAACAGCAAAGGTGAAACCTTTGTAGAAAACAAAGGTGTATCTCCGGATATTGATGTTACCAATCGCCCGGACTATATGATAAATGGAAAAGATCAACAACTTGAGCGAAGTATCAGCGAAATTATGAAACAGTTGAAATCGAAGGTAAAATAA
- a CDS encoding N-acetyltransferase: MNEKNQIVIRNLDGFAEVELCAKMMVDTEPWITLKRNYSSAINIINDLSREVYVANVNGVLVGFSILMMKGIFIGYIQSICIDPKYRNRGIGSALIDHAEKRIFSETPNVFICVSSFNKDAQRLYIRNGYEIVGELKDYIVSGHSEILLRKTISPLVDYKKSETK, encoded by the coding sequence ATGAATGAAAAAAATCAAATAGTTATAAGAAATCTTGATGGTTTTGCGGAAGTTGAGCTTTGTGCAAAAATGATGGTTGATACAGAACCATGGATTACATTAAAAAGGAATTATAGTTCAGCTATAAATATTATTAACGACTTATCAAGAGAAGTATATGTTGCAAACGTTAATGGTGTATTAGTTGGATTTTCAATATTGATGATGAAAGGAATATTTATTGGATATATTCAATCGATTTGTATTGATCCAAAATATCGAAACAGAGGTATTGGAAGTGCCTTAATAGATCATGCAGAAAAAAGAATATTCTCAGAGACCCCAAATGTTTTCATTTGTGTCTCCTCTTTCAATAAAGATGCGCAAAGATTGTATATACGAAATGGCTATGAAATAGTTGGTGAATTAAAAGATTATATAGTATCGGGTCATTCGGAAATATTATTACGCAAGACAATATCCCCTCTAGTTGATTATAAAAAGAGTGAAACAAAGTAG
- a CDS encoding DUF6326 family protein produces MNSNTKTYEIKDRKVVLSLLWIFAMFNYLYADVLTLMDPQQLAKILSGTGPFHMTQEFLLIAAILMETSIVMIVLSRVLNYRANRWANIIVGIIHTAAVFSSMFVAKPALYYLFCGIIEIACTLFIIRYAWSWPKPKESSINKWLV; encoded by the coding sequence ATGAACTCAAACACTAAAACCTACGAAATAAAAGACAGGAAAGTGGTGCTCTCTTTGCTTTGGATATTTGCCATGTTTAATTACCTCTATGCAGATGTATTAACATTAATGGATCCACAGCAACTAGCAAAAATATTATCAGGTACAGGACCTTTTCACATGACGCAGGAATTTTTGTTGATTGCTGCAATTTTAATGGAGACTTCCATTGTTATGATAGTCCTGTCGCGGGTATTGAATTATAGAGCAAATCGCTGGGCAAACATCATTGTAGGTATAATTCATACTGCAGCTGTTTTCTCATCCATGTTTGTTGCGAAGCCTGCTCTTTATTACCTGTTTTGTGGAATTATAGAAATTGCGTGTACTTTATTCATTATACGGTATGCCTGGAGTTGGCCTAAACCAAAAGAAAGTTCTATTAACAAATGGCTTGTCTGA
- a CDS encoding polysaccharide deacetylase family protein, whose amino-acid sequence MKSIFALLVIMTLNTFLFAQEKSVAITMDDLFSAYSNIDIKKIEDASDSLLTSITKHGIPVTVFVVEKSFSENGDTDRKLLEYNKWINNPLVTIGNHTYSHQNYTKTELSLFEEDILRGETITKELLKKTNKKLKYFRFPYNSTGKDSISRAEIYDLLNHRGYTITPFTIESIDYVYDALYCNFIKSGNTKEADRIIEKYIDFTADLFQYFEDLTKELFGRNINHIFLCHTNQLNSACFEKLITRLKDKGYNFITLDEALKDNMYQSKDYYTGQYGISWIYRWIENSYERKMLMNKEPYSKDILQQYKNLK is encoded by the coding sequence ATGAAATCAATTTTTGCATTATTAGTTATAATGACATTAAACACATTTTTATTTGCTCAAGAAAAATCTGTAGCTATTACTATGGATGATTTATTTAGCGCATATAGCAATATTGATATAAAGAAAATAGAAGATGCTAGTGATTCTTTGTTAACTTCTATTACAAAACATGGTATACCAGTTACTGTATTTGTTGTTGAGAAATCATTCAGTGAAAATGGAGACACCGATAGAAAATTACTTGAATATAATAAATGGATTAATAATCCCTTGGTTACAATTGGAAATCATACATATAGCCATCAAAATTATACGAAGACAGAATTATCTTTATTTGAAGAAGATATTCTCCGCGGTGAAACTATTACAAAAGAGCTGCTTAAAAAGACAAATAAAAAACTTAAATATTTCCGTTTCCCTTATAACAGTACTGGAAAAGATAGTATTTCCAGAGCGGAGATTTATGATTTGTTAAATCACAGAGGATATACAATTACTCCATTTACTATTGAAAGTATAGATTATGTTTATGATGCACTGTATTGTAATTTTATTAAATCTGGAAATACAAAAGAGGCGGATAGAATCATAGAAAAATATATCGACTTTACCGCTGATCTATTTCAATATTTTGAAGATTTAACAAAAGAATTATTCGGTAGAAACATTAACCATATATTTTTGTGTCATACAAACCAGTTAAATTCTGCATGCTTTGAAAAACTTATAACCCGGTTAAAAGATAAAGGCTACAACTTTATTACGTTAGATGAAGCACTAAAAGATAATATGTATCAAAGTAAAGACTATTATACCGGACAGTACGGTATTTCTTGGATATATCGTTGGATTGAAAATAGCTATGAAAGAAAAATGTTAATGAATAAAGAACCATATTCAAAGGATATATTACAACAGTATAAAAATTTGAAGTGA
- a CDS encoding SDR family oxidoreductase translates to MKVLVLGATGSTGRLVVKHLININVETKIVVRDIKNVSQDFLNNKLLECVVGNISEFEQEKYLNLIIDCDAVISCLGHNISFRGIFGKPRRLVTSCVRNICEAIERNNRNKVKVILMNTTANRNRKINEKYSLADRIVLSFLSFALPPQKDNEKAAKYLSNIIGENTNIEWTAVRPDTLINEEKENEYEIFESPKQSPVFDAGKTSRINASHFMIDLLLNEELWEKWKYKMPVIYNIGN, encoded by the coding sequence ATGAAGGTTTTAGTTCTCGGTGCTACTGGTTCAACAGGCCGTTTAGTTGTCAAACACCTTATTAATATCAATGTTGAAACGAAAATAGTTGTGCGAGATATTAAGAATGTATCACAAGATTTTCTGAATAATAAGCTGTTGGAATGTGTTGTTGGAAATATTTCTGAGTTTGAACAAGAAAAATATTTGAATTTGATCATTGATTGCGACGCTGTGATTTCTTGTCTTGGGCACAATATTTCATTCCGCGGAATATTTGGAAAACCTAGGAGGCTTGTTACAAGTTGCGTAAGAAACATTTGTGAAGCAATTGAAAGAAATAATAGAAATAAAGTTAAAGTAATTCTTATGAATACTACTGCAAATAGGAATAGAAAAATAAATGAGAAGTATTCTTTAGCAGACAGAATAGTTCTTTCTTTTTTGAGTTTCGCACTCCCTCCTCAAAAAGATAACGAGAAGGCTGCAAAGTATCTTTCAAACATTATTGGAGAGAATACTAATATAGAATGGACAGCAGTTAGACCAGATACTTTGATAAATGAAGAGAAAGAAAATGAATACGAAATCTTTGAGTCTCCAAAACAAAGTCCTGTTTTCGATGCCGGGAAAACAAGCCGAATAAATGCTAGTCATTTTATGATTGACTTGTTATTGAATGAAGAATTATGGGAAAAGTGGAAATATAAAATGCCGGTGATATATAATATTGGAAATTAA